The following are encoded in a window of Rosa chinensis cultivar Old Blush chromosome 4, RchiOBHm-V2, whole genome shotgun sequence genomic DNA:
- the LOC112199216 gene encoding BAHD acyltransferase At5g47980 → MMVKVINKETVTPSSSTLHHLMTSNLSVFDHFVPDLYTPLLLFYPNNSTTDHKINTVDHHHSMITERSKLLKTSLSETLNHFYPFAGRIFSHNNILSICCNDNGAAFIQTRVNCPISKVLEKPHPQILNQLLPIDIESTFESTGYLLLVQVNFFECGGLAIGVSISHKIADGFTRGTFIRSWAAMGLGSDVAALPAAEFGVSASLYPPQDLITNSLPTSMKSVNNEACVQRRFVFDASNIVHLKSKATSATVPNPTRVEVVSALIWKCAMEASTSNLGFTRPANLHLATNMRKVLEHPTLMGNIVAPVLVKTQETDATLQSLVALLREAIEEFKVKYSNRDSRDDICQHLNESMDIMGKNDMNNYLCSSWCRFGFYEANFGWGNPSWVTHPGIPINNVIVLIETKDGEGIEAILSFKGEDMAVIETNKELLAYGSLNPTVI, encoded by the coding sequence ATGATGGTTAAAGTGATCAACAAGGAAACAGTTACACCATCATCTTCTACTCTTCACCACCTTATGACTTCCAACCTCTCTGTTTTTGATCACTTTGTACCAGACTTGTATACCCCCCTGCTTCTCTTCTATCCTAATAATAGTACCACTGATCATAAGATCAATACAGTTGATCACCACCACTCTATGATTACTGAAAGATCCAAACTTCTGAAAACTTCATTATCTGAAACCCTCAACCACTTCTATCCCTTCGCGGGAAGAATATTTagccacaacaacattctttcaATCTGTTGCAATGATAATGGGGCAGCATTTATCCAAACCCGTGTCAACTGTCCTATATCAAAGGTTTTGGAAAAGCCCCATCCTCAAATACTAAATCAATTACTTCCCATTGACATAGAATCAACATTTGAAAGCACAGGCTATCTCTTATTAGTCCAAGTCAACTTCTTTGAATGTGGTGGACTTGCAATTGGGGTTAGCATTTCACATAAGATCGCGGACGGCTTCACACGGGGAACATTCATCCGTAGCTGGGCAGCAATGGGCCTTGGCTCTGATGTAGCGGCTCTTCCAGCTGCAGAATTTGGTGTTTCAGCATCTCTTTACCCACCACAAGATTTAATCACTAACTCATTGCCAACTTCCATGAAATCTGTTAATAATGAAGCTTGCGTACAAAGAAGATTTGTGTTTGATGCCTCAAACATTGTACATCTCAAGTCTAAAGCCACAAGTGCCACCGTTCCAAATCCAACTCGTGTTGAAGTAGTGTCAGCGCTTATTTGGAAATGTGCAATGGAAGCATCAACATCAAACTTGGGTTTTACACGGCCAGCCAATCTGCATCTAGCAACAAACATGCGGAAAGTATTGGAGCATCCCACTTTAATGGGAAATATTGTAGCACCTGTATTAGTAAAGACACAAGAAACTGATGCAACTCTTCAAAGCTTGGTTGCTCTTCTACGGGAAGCCATTGAAGAATTTAAAGTGAAATATAGTAATAGAGATAGCAGGGATGATATCTGCCAGCATTTGAATGAGAGTATGGATATAATGGGTAAAAATGACATGAATAACTATTTATGCTCTAGTTGGTGTAGGTTTGGCTTCTATGAAGCCAATTTTGGATGGGGAAATCCATCTTGGGTCACTCATCCAGGTATCCCTATAAACAATGTAATTGTATTAATTGAGACAAAAGATGGCGAAGGCATAGAAGCAATCTTGAGTTTCAAAGGAGAGGACATGGCTGTAATTGAAACCAATAAGGAGCTGCTTGCATATGGTTCTCTCAATCCCACTGTTATTTGA